The Triticum urartu cultivar G1812 chromosome 6, Tu2.1, whole genome shotgun sequence genome includes the window tgaaaaaatatcaacatctaccaTGATAAAGTTATACAACATGAAACTCTAAGTCATGATGCATCTACTAGTATTGATTTCACATTGTGAATATTGatattttttctataaagttggtcaaattttacgaggcttgacttcagacaaatttaatatgcgaactaaaaaggatCGGAGGAAGTACTTACTCTCTTTCTACACGTCTGGACGTAATTTTCCCTTTAAACACATGCAAGAATGGCGACGATAGCCAACGGTGGCATATGGACCCTAACTGCATGTACGTACATCTGTTTCTATTTCCTGGTTAGCTATAGAGAAATGTGGAGATAATGTGTGCTTAGCTATAGACAGACGTGGAAAGGAGCGCTGACAAAATACCTAGACAACCTACGATCCCAGGATTCGAGGAAGTAGGTCACATGCCGTTCAGTTTGACATTCCGTACACAGGTGTAGTCACAGGTCTCTACTATTTTGCAATGGTAGGCCACACTTGATGCATGGGTCCAGATTTTGTTTTACCAAACACATTATATTAAACAGAAAAAATGAAATTCGGACAGTGCACCTTAACTCTTTGTACCTCGTTATTTAACAAGTACTCTCtatgtaaactaatataaaagtgtttagatCATTAACAtagtaatctaaacactcttatattagtttacggaagGAATATTTCACATAATGATACAAGAAACTAATCATTTTTCCCAGCTTGCTTGCAATCATTTAGAAAATCCGTTAGTGTTTCAGCAAAGTATACGAGCTGATGGTTGCACGCTTATGGGGTTTCTTTCACAATGAGCAAGTCAAGATATGTGCAAATGATTTTGCAAAATAAAAAGATACGTGCAACTGAGTGTGTTGCTCCCGCAGGTGGTCTGGGAGGGAACCCTAACCGCCTTCTCTCGTCTGGGTGGTGCAGGTCGATCGATTCTGCAAGGGGCTCGTGCTCAAGCAGACACGCAGGGAGTTGTGGTGGTTCGGCGAGCGCAGTGGTCTTGCATGCGGAGGTCCGACGCGATGCGTCTGCATTGGATTTGGCAGCTCCGACGATGGCTTCGGGCGCCGCTGGTGTGTGGAGGTTCTTTGCATGTGGTGGTGAGGGAGGGGGCGATGAAGCCCCGGCAGCCTGGCTCGAAGGCCCGGGACCACGCTAATTCGGCCTCATGGGTCAGAGCAGACAGGTGCGAGTGTGGTGGATCTGGTGTCTTCAGTCTTCAGCATCCATATAGTTTCCTGCATCAACACGTCTCATGCAAGGCTGAGGCCAGGAACCACGACGGTtcttagagcaactccaacgcgTTGACGCAAACTGTCCGCGAGTGTCCGTTTGGATAGAAAGGGATGAAAATGACGGGCCAACACACGGAAGCAAACGGACGAGTGTCCGTGTTTTGTCTACACGACACCCGTTTCAAGCCCAAATTTGAGCCGGGTTTGCGTCGGAGCGAATGCGCGCGACGTCCACCCTTCTCCTCCCAATGGCCTGCCAGTCGGTGGCACATCTAGCCCCATTTCACCCCCTTTCCCAAATCCCTCCCGCCCGCTCACTCCCCCGCCCGCTCGCCATGGACGGCGCGTCGAACCCCGACGCCGCCGCTGGCCTCGCCTCCACCGTCGATAAGCCCCACATCGTCCGCTACATATAGTTGCCTCTTATCAAATACTAATTACACTCACTTAGTAGCTTCAGTGGGAGTTATGTGAGATGGTCATGGAAGTAATTCAAGGGGAAGCATTTTCATGAGTATTGTTAAGGTTGAAGATGGTTTTTCAGGCATCGTCATTAAGAAATCAGATGGTCTTTTCAAACGACCAGTGCTTAGAACATACTCTCTTTGGAGCAAACTGGAGGCCTTTGGACGTCATGATTGACTAGCAGACGAGACATACACATGCACAACACACATGATCCATGCACTGGCCCCTGATTGGCCCGTTTAAAGATTGATTCATCCATGCATGTTCAAGTATGTACCCATCACCTGCTACTAGACCGATTAGAGGGAAAGCATAAACGACAAGAGACTATATTTTTTATTCCTGCTAACAAATATTGTCACACCTCACTGAGTATTACTCGGGTTATAAACATACTAACAATCAATGGATTTATGATTGGTTTTGAAAGATAATACGCAGGAGACGTACTAAAAAGCAGAGGAGCTACATGAAGCCTGTAGGCTTTGAGCTTGTGCGTGAAATGGCAAAACGAGCAGCGCGAGAGCTGGTTTGTGACGCGTAGCAGCCTTTGACTTGTGCGTATGCAATAAGTGATATGCTGAAAAATCCTTTCTGCCACAACTCCCCAAAAATACACATGAAATGCTGACATCGATAACTTCTTGTGTTTGGAGAACAATACATATAGCACGGTGGATTAATAACAGGGCATGAGGTGTAAAAGATACTAGTGATAATTATCTTGATAAAATAACTTTCATGGTATTCTGGgtgaaagaaaaaaacaaaatcgaCACGATATAAATGTTACTATTCACACATTTTGTAACTGTTATTTTGTGTTTTTGGCCCTAAAGCcgatgaaggatattccttctataAAACTTTTTATACGAGTATAAAATTAGATTAAGTTTATTTTCAAAACGTTTCTGGAATTTTTGACTTTTTTTTACAATTTCTACTTTTTTCCAAATCAGATACATTGTGCCCCGAGACCCACTGTGTATTTTTTTCAAAAAGTCAAAGAATGAGTAACACAGAGTATGTTCGATGGTCTCTGAGAGTAGCACCTATAGAGCAAAGGATTTTTGGCCCATGATTAACTGGTAGAGGGACACGTGCTCGTGTTGTTTTTATATGCAAAAACAAGTGGAAGACAAAATCATGTCATGGGCAGTCTCATTTGTTTCCCAATAGAAGTTAAAAAAATGTCTATTACACACTTTCCTCTGAGAAGATGAGTACAGAGAAAGAAAGTTACAACCGTACCTTAGTTTTGCTCGGCATTATTCTATCACACCTGTCATCAAATTGTCATGCTCATCGTCTAAGGAATCGGGCTGCATGGAGAAAAGTGTCAGCTCAGATGCCATCTGTCGGACAAGATCGATGCCGCCCTCACCAATTAGGGCCGCCGCCCTGGCATACGAAGCCTCAACACCAGCTTCACCGGCAGACACGCAGCAGCACCAGTGAGTGCCTCGGGTGGCGGTTGGGAGGGGCGTGCTGGTGGGGCTAGGGTTCGGTCGCTCTTGTGTAGCCAGGTCCCCTAACTCACTTTCTAGAATATTGAAGGTGTCAAGTACAATAAAAAGAATGCGCACATCCAATCGTGAAAAGGTTTGCACAATGAAAAATAAAAGTTTGTGTCATTATAACAACGGGGATGGGCCGACGGGGAAATGGTAATTTCCTCCGTCATCGTTTAGTTATTTAAGTTTAGATCGTAAACCGTCCGCCGATGAACTATTTGTATTTTGGTCCAGTGAACTGCAATGTATATATTCCCCTATGCAATTCATTGATCTATGTCCGTTTGTTACTTTCTTTCATTTCTCTATGTAGTTTGGTCCATCATGTTGCATAGATAACATAGATTTGGGTGTCCGATTTTAGATACCCAGCTGTGGGCGCGTGCCTTTGAGGGGTGACCGGTCCCTCTCCTCAGGCGCGTCTAGAGGTGTACGTGGATGTATTGGGAGCGAAATTTGCTATATCCAATTGTATTTGCTCTTATATTGGATAAAGAAGTTTCAAACCACGTAACTACTACTctctccgttccaaaatatatgACTCAACTTTATAATAACTTTAATATAAAATTGAGTCATCTATTTTAAAACGGATTGAGTACATAATACCCAAGGATAAATCCAAACAGTATTTTCTTTGGTACAAGTAGTACTGTGCATATAGCCAGAGAACAACCAGCATTCTCCACCACACATATGACGATCTCATCCCAAAATGTTATCACACATGACAATCTCATCCCAAACAGTACTCTCTTTGGGACAAGAAACTTATTTTGGGATGATGGGAATACTGATCTGAGTACTCACTTAGGGCGTATGAATAATCCACCATACTAATAATAATGGTCTTGGCAGCACAATAAAAGGCAAGTGTCTGTAATAAACGGTAAACATGTGGGGCCTTTCCGAAAGTTGTGTGCTATATATAATTGCACAAATGGCCAATTTCATCAGGTAGTACATTACATAACCGAACAGCTGATGGCTATATATAATTGCACAAATGGGGGCAGAGTACATCCCATCTGAGCCAGCTGATGGTTTACTCTATTCTTTTCTCTACTCACATGCACTGTTTACGTCCCGCACATACAATGATGCCGTTGCCAAACAGAGGCTGCCTGGAATTCTGCAAACTAGAAAGTTGGAGGGCCACTGCTCGCACCGGGAGATAAGACTTTGACTTCCACTCATTGTGGGTACCCGATGTACTTGGTCCACTACACATTATCACGTTGAGAAACAAAATGGTATCGGGAGAAGCGATAAGCATGAGCACGACGTGCTCTCTGAGTCGCTCTTTACATTGGTAAAAACTTCACAAATTATACTACGTTGTCGGCAAGGCAAGGTACATGGTTCTTTGACTAACTGAACAAAATTCAGCAAGGCAAACAACATTTCCTAATCAAGCCAATCCAATAGGGTCTTCACCTGCACACCCATCAAACGTACCATCCCACTTGTCGATCAAAGGAGTACAAAACCAAAATATATAATCAAAAAAAGCAAGAGAAAACAACAGGGCCTTCAGCTGCACACCCATCATTGGCTAGATGTCACCACGAATAAAAAAGGTGCTTTGATAAATTCACCACATTTCTCGCCTGTGAAGTTCTTTGGTACATCATGTTCTTTTATTTCTCATGCATATAGCCTGCAAATATAATCTCAGCTTGTTGGTGAGAGATATGTAGGAAGGAAGTTGTTCTGAAACGTTCCCCTAAAAAAAACTTGTTCTGAAGCCAAATAAATCAGAAGAAATATCAAAGTAACTACACAAACAGAAAAGCATGAACTGCTCCTGCTGAAAGGCCACGGAGGCATTCAATACCAAAACCTTTCAACCTCTCTTCCCCTTCTTACTCTTAAATTCACTGAATCAAAGAAATCTCTCTCTTCCCTCATGAAACAGAAATAAAAAATTGCAAGGATCTGCAAGAGCAAGACCTAGAAGGATATAACACGGGAAGGAAAAGCTCACCACTTCTTTTATGAGGTAGACAGCGTTGGAAGAATTAGCTGATCTTACTCAACAAACTATGTCCCCGCACATATATGAGCATCAGTTTCTTTTATCAATACCAACAGCCAGCGGCACACCCACAATGTTAATTTTGTTTAGTATAAGCACACCCATGAAAACTGTTGAAATCAGTAAGGAAGAAAGGAAAGAAATATCCACAGAGGAGGAAGGGGAAGGGAGTCTGTCCAGCACCACGTCGTCCTTTCGCCGGCGCTGCCGCATAAGGAAGAGGAATAACAGCCACACCCCCAGCACGGCATCTGGCCGGAGCACATCAAGAGGACCGACAGGAGAGGAAACATCTGCAGCCCGCCTGCCTGACATGGAGACCTGCACCACGCAACCCGTAGAAATGAACCACTGGTCGAAACCACCGGCCATCTCGGCATCAGATAGGCAGAAAGATAGGGGGAAGACCCACTAGCACCAGCAGGCCACTCGGGAGGCCGCTGCCCAAGTCAGCTACCAACCCCGCGCACACCAGTGCAGCATGCCACAGCCCCTAGCACAGTCGTGCCAGCGCCCCATGCTCTCCACCACGGCAACCGCCCCGCCGGCGCGAGATCCAGCAGACCACGCGGGGGACCTCCGCCCCATCCAGTGGCCAACAGCGCTCACACCAGCGTTGTGCACCACGGCCTCGAGCACGGCCGTGCGCCGCATGGCACCATGCCGGAGCAACATGCgtcgccgccaccacctccacacGCGCTAGTCGGAGAAGCAACCCCGCCGCTTCCCGCCAGGTAGAAAGACGCCCCGCCGTCTCCATCCCCGGAGACAGACAAGCTTCGTCGGCCGACGCCTCCGGCGGCGGTGGGTCaggggagggagggggaggagaaagTGGCGCTGCTAGGTCTTCACCCCTCAAGTAGCCAGGGGTGGACGACGCGGGGGCCCAGGGGAGAAGGGTGAGATGTGTGGACGGCTGGGCTGCATGCACGGGTGACTACGGCTGATATGCAAAGAACCAAAAAACCAGCGAGGAAAAAAAAGCACGAACCTTTCCTGCGCATGGAACCTTTCGTGGGCTGGGAACTCTTCGCTCGCGGCCCGACGACTGGCGCGGTGCAGGAGGCATGCGGCCTACCTGCTGGGCCTAGTGTCCAAGCATATGTAAAAGTGGTCCAGCTTTATCTCAATGAGGAAATAaatttcacacacacaaaatgaGAAAAATGTTTAGAGGGAAAGAAAGGGGACCAGATTCCAAACAGACCATGTGGCTTAGATTGCCACCTCTAGAGAGAAACACAATAggtttgatatatatatatatatatatagagaaacatatatatatatataagagaGAAACACAATGTAATCGAACGGTTTGTAGGCAAGGTGCTTGGGCACCTAGGTGTCCCAAACTAgcgtcctatatatatatatatatatatatatatatatatatatatatatatataactgtTCGATTACACTTAATGCCTAGATTAAACAAGATagagaaaaaaaacaacaattaATGGTCCATTAAGACCATGCATGCTGCATGGTACGTGTCCAACTTTATTTCTTATACGTGCACTTCTTTCTTTTTACATAAATATAGGAAGTCATATACATAATTAGATACATACGTATATGATTGTCTTGGGAACAGAAGGTATGGTTATCTTTTGTCTCCATGGGAAAATACACATGAACGTCTTCAAGCTTTTTCCAAAATGGATATTTTTTTGGGTATGTGCGTACCAATCATACTTCTCTTCATACCCCAGATGTGAGATTTGTACCCCGGTTATTCAAATACCTATGCATGCCATAATTCATGTAGTCGGGTATATATGTAGCcatattttactgtatatatacgTTGACAGGAAACCTACAACAGTTTTCTACACTTTTTCATATAGCCGGGTATATACGTGTGCAGACACATTGGGTATACTGTTTTATTTAAGTACGTTGGGTATATACTAGAAGATTTATGTAAGCATGTCATATAAAGTATGTGGATACATTAGGAGTTTTTTTTGTTACGAAGGTATACTAGGAGTTCATTGGGTATATTTTACATAGCAGGGTATCTATGTAGCCATATTTTATGCAGTCTGGAATATACGTACCCGCGTATGTACATCGTCAGTAGGTACCAGATACAAGTATTAGATAGTTAGAAAATAAATTATTGGATATATACATACCAGGTATGTAAATAATTTCATTAGTAGGTATTCGATACCCATATTAGATAGTTAGGAAACAAAAATGAAATATAATGGTTCAAAAAAATATTGAGTATATACAAGTTGGTATGTATTAGATATTTAGGaaacccagggtgacgaatagcgcgatatatatatatatagggcttatctcaaaattttagtttttccattttataaggctcaatttggttgttccccatcacattttcagacttcaaggtgcattaaatcattgcatgcaattaagagaaaactgaccaatgcatgcattttatgcatgcatgcattgcaattaatgcattcgtaaacataattttttgaggaaaacaagagcattaattgggtgcttttgcaaactacaaaaatatttcaccactcatcatctaccttggttgatgagatttttgaattgagccttataaaccggaaaggagggagtataacGCAGGTATGACCCTTCCCGCTCGCAACGGGGGTGCTCCGATCTACGGCAGGAAAGGACTCGAGCATCGGGTCCTCGTACACCTCGACATCCATGAGGATCCCTCCTCAGGCAGGCTGGTCTCCAAGCCATTCACGTGGCGCTACAACATCGTGGATGGCGAGGCCAAAGCTCGCGACAGGCGTGAGCGCGTCTCCCGTCCCGTGCGTCAGGATCGGCGCGACCGAGATGAAGATGGTGATCGCGGTCGTCGCCGCGACGGGCGCGACGCGTCCAGGGGAGGTCAAGACAGCGGTGCACGTCCCCACAGGAGCCTTTCCCGTGCGCCTCGCGACGATCGACGGCATGACCAAGACAGGGGAAGCAGGGTTGACCACCGCGGCAACCGCGACGGCCGTAGGCGTGCTGCATCGCCGGCGCCCCTGCCGGCCGGCGCCCCTATCCTCTTGGGCTCCGGCGCCGACTGCGACCCCGAGGCTAGCGCCCTGGAGATGGGTCGAGCCCCTCCAGCCACGGCTCTGGCTGCTCCTGTGGAGGCTCGTGGTCGCAGCCCGTCTAGGCACGCGCGCCCTGGCAGTGCCAGGCGGGACTCAAGGGACgccctgtaacaccccggatataactttcccaatttgtactccaactcttgccgtttccggcgttaagttatatttatttctcgggttcgggtttttgtctccgtgtgttgttgtctttgtcatgcatctcatatcatgtcatcatgtgcattgtatttgcatacgtgttcgtctcatgcattcgagcattttccccgttgtccgttttgcattccggcgcttcgttctcctccgatggccaattctagctttctttcgtgtgtggggattaaacattttcggattggaccaagacttgtcatgcggccttggtttattaccggtagaccgcctgtcaagtttcgtaccatttggacttcgtttgatactccaacggttaaccgagagaccgaaaaggtctcgtgtgtgttgcagcccaacacccctccaatttggcccaaaacccaccaaactctgctccatcatctagagcgttcgatcacgatcgcgtggccgaaaaccacacctcatttggactcccctagctcctcctatgcctatatatacacccccctcGAAAATCCACGGTTCTTCtgccccctaaccctaaaaaaaagatctccgccgccgccggacaacgtccgcgccGAGCCGGACGTGTTCGGATCCAGCGCCGCCTACCGCGATCCGCCACGTGCCTGCCGgtctcctctccgccgccggTCCGGGAGGCCCAAaccgggcccccgaggcccatcttCCCCCGCGCCTGCGCCCGAGCGCCCGCCGCCTCTTCCTCGGGGCCGGTTGCCTCCGACCGCCGCGCCGCCTTCACCGGCCATCTCCGGCCGCCCGAGCCGCCGGAGCTCCTCGCCGACCTCCCCGCACCGTCCGTCGCCcgcggccgccgcctcctctccctCGCCGCCGGACGCCGCCCCCACGCCGCTCGCCGCCTCACTGCCCGG containing:
- the LOC125517350 gene encoding uncharacterized protein LOC125517350, producing MCPIQVHWHIKKSYREYWRVKMTVNNFNTLKNFSDWNLLVQHPGMQNLTKVFSFNHHPLVQYGTISRSILQGARAQADTQGVVVVRRAQWSCMRRSDAMRLHWIWQLRRWLRAPLVCGGSLHVVVREGAMKPRQPGSKARDHANSASWVRADRCECGGSGVFSLQHPYSFLHQHVSCKAEARNHDGS